The sequence GATGCCGCGCAGGCGCGGGACGTGATGGTGGGCGAGCTCAGTGTCGGCGGACTGACAGTAGAGGCTGACCGTCCGTAGCACCGCGTTCGAGAGGGTGGCGGGCATGAGATCGCGCCCGTGAATGCGGGTGGCACTGTTCAGACCCAGGTCTTGGCCCACTTTCCAACCGGGCCGGCGAGGGCTATTGAGGCGGTCGCGGAATCGGTATCCGAGGGCGGCGTAGGCCAGGGAGTGAGCAGTCTTGCACTGGACAGATGCAGGGAAGCGGGCGGCCGCGTCCAGAGCGATGGCTCGGTTGAAGGCGAGGTAGTGGCCTCGGCGGGCGGCCTTTTGCTCGGCGAGGAAGGCGAGTGTAGAGGTCTTGCCGGTACCGGCACCGGCCTGGATAACGAGATGGTCGCCTTCGCCGAATGCCTCCAGGGCGGCGGCCTGTTCGTCGGTGGGGCTGAAGCGCATGAAGGGGGCCCTCCGGGAGCTGTGGCGACCCCACCACACTCAAGGCGAGCGAGGACCGAGGCCTTATCTCTTACGGCAGATGCCGAAGTGAAAGTGCCAGCCGACGCGCCTACTGTCCGTGTGCGCACCATCGGGCCCCTTCGATCGAGTGTCAAGAAACCCACACGAGTACGCCCATCGAGCACACGTCCGCCCCCGGCATCCCCTTCGGGTGATCGGAGAACGGCAAGTTCAGCGCTCGGACCCTGGGGAGTCATGGCCGGTGCACAGCGGGTCGAGAAGCTCGCCCAGAGGGATGCTGAAGGCATGAGCGAGCGCGTGCCAGGTCCCGAGCGTGCCGACGGTACGACCCTGTTCGATCTCAATGAGGGTGCGGCGGGACAAGCCGCTATGGGCGGCGAGCTGGTCATAACTCCAGCCTCGATCCGCGCGCAGTCGGGCCAGGGACTGCCGCAGCGCCATCGGGTCGGGGTCTGGCGGCGGGAAGATCGTCACCTGACCATCCGAAGGTGCAGACCCCTGCCCTGGCAGTGCAGACCTCTGCCCTATTTGTGCGGGTACGGAGGCATCCCCGTCAGGGCACAGGTCTGCACTACGTTGGCACCGCCCGGAGCCGCTCGTCAGGCGGACCGGAGAAGTACCCAATCGCGGCTTGGAGGGAATCGATGACCCCAGCTCTGCCCTCGCGTGCATGGAGCGTCACGATCAGCAGCCCGGCTGGGCAGCCTGTGGCGACATGCAGCGCCTGCCCCTTGCCTATCGTGGTGACGGGGTCTACTGGGGCCCCAGAGATTCGACGGCACTTTGTGCGCCACTTGTCCGAGTCTCAACTGCCCGTGTACCTGCGAATCTGTCAGTGCCGCGAGCGGCTCTGCACATGGCATCGCCGGCAGGGGCCGTGCTCTGGGCCGCTTCGACTCTTGCTTATCCGGGCGGACCAGGGCCGGACCTGGCACCTTGCTGATGCTTGCGAAGCCTGCGCCGCCGTGATCCCTCACGCCGCTGCCGTCCCAGAACCTTCAGCACGCATCACCACTGGCCCTCGCGCACAGACCTCGAGCGGCAAAGCTGCTGCGGATGTCTCAAGTGATCACATTGAGTGGGTCGAAGTGCCCTGATGGGACAACCGAGCGGCCTGGTCTCAGTCGGCGATGACGGACCCAAGTGCTCCGCCCGGCGGGCTCTGCAAGGTCAGTTGTACGTGCGGCTGCGCTGACGTCAGTAAAGACACTCGCCCTGTTCGACGGCATCCCACCTGTCACTGGCCGCCCCAGCCGTCCCCGCGGACGTCCCGAAGCCATGCTTGGCGACAAGGGTTCCGATTCCAACCCAACCACGACGCACACCGCAAACGCCGGATCCTGCCCGTCATCTCCCCGCAGAGGCAACCCGAACGTCAAGGACATGGGCGAGTTCCGCTACGTCGTTGAGCAGGCCTTCGCGGTGCTCCACCGGCTCAATCGCCTCGCTGTCTAATGGGAACGATATACCGAACTCACGACGCCCTCGTCTCCCTGGCCTGCAGCTCAGCTGCTGGCGACACCTCAAGAGGGCCCGAACATGATCATGTTACAAGCTCTTAGGGCTTGCCGGGAATCAACACGTCGGTTTGATCTTGTTCTTGTCGAGGTCGAGGAATCTCTCGATGTCAGTCGGTGTGCGGAAGCGGGCGGTCGAGGCGGGGATGTGAACTCCGTGGGCGTCCAGGAGCGGGCGGACGTCTTTCGCTGCGCGGCTGATGGTCATGGCGGTGGTGTTGAAGAGCTGGCCCAAGAGGTCCATGGTCGCGAGTTTCCGCAGGTGGAGCACGGTGGCCAGGACTCGGTCGGCTGAGGTGAGCTTGGGTTTGGCGCCTGTGCCAGGGGCCACCAGGCGTTCGTGGCCCCTGCGGGTGCGGAGCACTTGCTCGCGTTGAATCTCCATCGCTGGAGTCAGCATGTCGATGAGTTCGTTGAGCTGCTGGCGGGTCATCCCGGTCAGTTCCGGATCCTGTAACGAACGCTGCGTGAGGCGGGCCGGTCCGTCCGCCAGGGCCTCGTCCTGTGTGCTGGTGGTGGTCGCCGTGTCCGTCGGGCGCTGGGGGTGGAGGGTGTAGTTCCAGTCGCCGTGGAAGCGGTGGCGGGTGATGGGCAGGGCGGCGATCTCCTCGTCGCTGATGCGGATGCCGGTGGGGTACTCACCGCTGTCGAGTCGGCCCGGACGGTGAGGCCGGTGCGGCTGGTGGTCGCGGCGATGGTCTGGAGCATGACTTCGTGGCTGGTCAGGGGCCTGCCTCGCCAGTTCATGGTGATGTGGGAGAACAGCCGGTGCTCGATCTTGTTCCACTTCGAGGTGCCGGGCGGAAGGTGGCACACCATGATCTCAAGGCCGGTCTCGGCGGCGAGATCGGCGAGCTGGGTCTTCCAGCCCCGGGTGCGGTAGCCGTTGGAGCCGCCACCGTCAGCGGTGATCAGCAGCCGGCGGGCGCCGGGGTAGTCGTGTTGGCCGACCGCCTGCCACCAGCGGCGGATCGAGGCGACGGCGAACGCCGCCGTGTCGTGATCGGTGCCGATGCTGACCCAACCGGTGTTCGCCGTCATGTCGTAGATTCCGTAGGGAATCGCCTTGGCGGCCTGGCCGGGGAAGTCGTGCGTCTTGACCCTCACGGGTTGTCCTGCAGGCTGCCATTCGTGCCCGGCGTTCCTGTAATCGCCGATCAGTTCCTTCTTCTTGCTGTCCACGCTGATCACCGGGTCACCGGCGTCCCTGTGGTCTCGTGCCCGCTCGTTGAGGTAGCGGAACTGGGCGTCCCTGTCGGGGTGCTGGGCACCTTCGATGGTCTTGGTGTTGGCCTGCAGGCTGAAGCCCTCCTCCCGCAGCAGACCGGCGACGGTGTCGGCGGAGACCCGGTGCCCCTGGCGGGTGAGCTCCGCCGACAGCTTCCGGGTCGACTTCGTCGTCCAGCGCAGCGGCGACATCGGGTCGCCCCGCTCGTCGGGCTCGACCAGCGCCAGCAGTGCCGGCCGCAGCCCAGAGTCCAGCTCGGCCGCCTTCTTCCGCCCTCCACCGGGATGGCGCACCCGCCCCAACGGGGCCTGACCAGAGTCCAGTTCAGCCGCCCCACGCGAGACCGTGGCCTCCCGGACCCCGGCTGCAGCGGCGACGATTTTGATGCCGCCATGCCCCAGCGACAGTGCTTCCGCCCCTATGGCCAGCCGACGCTGACGCTCGTCCAGATGTGGCAACAGCACCTGGAACTTCGCCGCCAGAACGGCCTCGATCCCCTCCGATCTCCCCATACCAGACCAACGAGCCCCACAGCTGGAAGCCACGACTTGTTTCCCGGCAAGCCCTTAGGATTGGCGTACCGCCCACATAGCCGGGGCGGAGCAGCGCAAAGTGTTCAGGAGGCGGCGTGCGGTTCGTTGTACTCGACCGGGGGGCCCGTATCCCGCTTGATCCCCGGCCGCTCGCCGTGCTGGTCAAAGACTCCTGGGACGACTTCGGATGGCGCACCATGTTCCGCCTCCTAGTCGTCGACAACCGAGGACGTCACGACATTGGCAATGTGAAGATTGCGTCGCTCGACATGGAGCCGGATGCCGAGACCGTCGTGCGGCTCCCGTCGTCTTTCACGAGGCTGTCAGACGGATACTTCTCCGTCGGGCAAGACGACACCTACTACGAGAGGCTAAACGAACTGGCCGGGAGCACCTCTGAAGCTGTGCTACGCGGGCTGCAGGACATGGCTCTGAATGAACGGGTGTTCGCCATGGCGCAGCATCAGGAGGTCACGCGCGTTTCGTTGATGCGCTCACTCAGGGCGCACACGGTCGAGGGTCAATTTCGGCGCATGGCCCGAGGGGGAGCGCGCCGCGCCTCCTTCGACATCGGCTACATCTCCCCTGTGCAAGATGGTGGCGACCGTCTTACTCTCGACTTCCAGGTTATTCCCGGTCAGCAGCCGCCGTCCAACATCCACGTTCTCACCGGCCGCAACGGGGCGGGCAAGTCTGTCTTGCTGCAGCGACTCTCGCGGGCAGTCGCAGATCCTCAAGCCGACCCCGAGGAGGTGGGATGGATCTACGAAGCAGAGGCGGAGAGGGGTGCGGAAATTCCCCGTACGGCCCTTGATGCCATTACAGGGCGTTCCTTCGCCAACCTCGTTCGGGTTTCCTTCAGTGCCTTCGACACCCCGCCCCTCCTGCCCGAGTATCCGGCGGACTTTCCTACCGTGTACGTAGGTTTGTGCCA is a genomic window of Streptomyces sp. YPW6 containing:
- a CDS encoding helix-turn-helix transcriptional regulator, whose translation is MTIFPPPDPDPMALRQSLARLRADRGWSYDQLAAHSGLSRRTLIEIEQGRTVGTLGTWHALAHAFSIPLGELLDPLCTGHDSPGSER
- a CDS encoding AAA family ATPase yields the protein MRFVVLDRGARIPLDPRPLAVLVKDSWDDFGWRTMFRLLVVDNRGRHDIGNVKIASLDMEPDAETVVRLPSSFTRLSDGYFSVGQDDTYYERLNELAGSTSEAVLRGLQDMALNERVFAMAQHQEVTRVSLMRSLRAHTVEGQFRRMARGGARRASFDIGYISPVQDGGDRLTLDFQVIPGQQPPSNIHVLTGRNGAGKSVLLQRLSRAVADPQADPEEVGWIYEAEAERGAEIPRTALDAITGRSFANLVRVSFSAFDTPPLLPEYPADFPTVYVGLCQPSAQGHTPQMKSQSRLKKEFAESLDICLGTAELHERWMAALRTLSYSGSGLLPEGWLSAYIRINPTARRRTVARSLFNSLSSGHKVVLLTMTRLVENVGERTLVLIDEPETHLHPPMLAAFVRALSDLLTDRNGLAIVATHSPVVLQEVPSDCVWKLLRHGDQFTAHRPTIETFGENVGVLTHEVFGLEVTDTGFHRDLSRTVDDGLSYEEILERFRGRLGGEARIIARSLIAARGTRSADDGLQGDH